A genomic window from Gymnodinialimonas ceratoperidinii includes:
- a CDS encoding carbohydrate ABC transporter permease encodes MATKAQSRFTALKAFSITFVVLWLLIASFPFLWTLWGSFKVQSDFFSRADWTNALYGVFTRQETGGAFTTRGYYGAWVQEEFWRAVLNTVIVVFFTVIISLTFGTLGGYALARSGFRYAFWILMLALVFRAMPHITLVSGYLLPFFEWNVWGILPTTIIVLVAINQPFTLWMLHSFFKNIPKDMDESAMVDGCTRFQAFRHVIIPVMWPGVITTGLFSFLLAYNDFAVTAMLLSSENQTMIPAVVSFLGTTQEAGNVMYAVAAVVSATAPLFVLVMFFQRQIVSGLTAGAVKG; translated from the coding sequence ATGGCAACCAAAGCACAATCCCGCTTTACCGCGCTCAAGGCCTTTTCGATCACGTTCGTGGTCCTCTGGCTGCTCATAGCCTCGTTCCCGTTTCTCTGGACGCTATGGGGCAGCTTCAAGGTTCAGTCGGACTTCTTCTCACGCGCGGACTGGACCAACGCGCTTTACGGCGTGTTTACCCGGCAGGAAACCGGCGGCGCCTTCACCACACGGGGCTATTACGGTGCATGGGTGCAAGAGGAATTCTGGCGTGCCGTGTTGAACACCGTCATCGTGGTCTTCTTCACGGTGATCATCTCGCTCACCTTCGGCACGTTGGGCGGCTATGCGCTTGCGCGGTCGGGCTTCCGCTATGCGTTCTGGATTCTCATGCTTGCGCTCGTCTTCCGGGCAATGCCGCATATCACGCTGGTTTCCGGTTATCTTCTGCCCTTCTTCGAGTGGAACGTCTGGGGCATTCTACCCACCACGATCATCGTGCTTGTGGCCATCAATCAGCCGTTCACGCTGTGGATGCTGCACTCATTCTTCAAGAATATCCCCAAGGACATGGACGAAAGCGCCATGGTGGATGGTTGCACCCGCTTCCAGGCATTCCGGCACGTCATCATTCCGGTGATGTGGCCCGGAGTGATCACCACGGGGTTGTTCTCGTTCCTGCTCGCCTACAACGACTTCGCCGTGACTGCGATGCTGCTCAGTTCCGAAAACCAGACGATGATCCCCGCGGTTGTCAGCTTCCTTGGCACTACGCAAGAGGCAGGAAACGTCATGTATGCGGTCGCTGCGGTTGTCTCGGCAACGGCGCCTCTCTTCGTGCTGGTCATGTTCTTCCAGCGCCAGATCGTCAGCGGCCTGACCGCCGGCGCGGTGAAGGGCTAG
- a CDS encoding extracellular solute-binding protein → MFFKKIAITSAMACLMGSAAFADGHAVNCGPEGQSIRILASDFPAIHAVAGTAEENCGAAAAEFVRNHTTEARDIMNAALTPNPAEYTSVIVANSTLTQLMNDGLVRPLNDLVEAYGDNIPSNLQISIDGNVMAIAFMANAQHLYSRTDILAEAGIDEVPTTYEDVLAAAEAIRAAGIMEHPIVMNMQVGWNIAETFNTIYLAHGGEFFEPGTANPAINSEAGIATLEMMARLAEYAHPDHLSQASNETQATWEAGQAALGIMWGSRGAVILDAEGAVEGVTENTVLSSAPIVEGIGVPGATLWWDGFTNAANVPDAEAEATFAALASALTPEMVEAHNDDAVWLVEGFVPGPAASGVDETAQGGARPYPMVPQINLLHNALGAELSDFMQGNESAEQALADAEAAYVTTATEAGFLQ, encoded by the coding sequence ATGTTCTTCAAGAAGATCGCAATCACCAGCGCGATGGCTTGCTTGATGGGTAGCGCTGCTTTCGCGGATGGCCATGCCGTGAACTGCGGGCCCGAGGGGCAATCGATCCGCATCCTCGCCAGCGACTTCCCGGCAATTCACGCCGTCGCGGGCACCGCCGAGGAAAACTGTGGCGCGGCTGCGGCTGAATTCGTTCGAAACCACACGACCGAGGCGCGCGACATCATGAACGCGGCGCTGACGCCGAACCCCGCGGAGTACACCTCGGTCATCGTCGCAAATTCCACTCTTACCCAGTTGATGAACGACGGACTTGTCCGCCCGCTCAACGATCTGGTCGAGGCCTATGGCGATAACATTCCGTCAAACCTTCAGATCTCGATCGACGGGAACGTGATGGCCATCGCATTCATGGCTAACGCGCAGCATCTGTATTCCCGCACCGACATCCTGGCGGAGGCCGGGATCGACGAGGTTCCGACCACCTATGAAGACGTTCTTGCCGCGGCTGAAGCGATCCGCGCCGCCGGGATCATGGAACATCCGATCGTGATGAACATGCAGGTTGGCTGGAACATCGCCGAGACGTTCAACACAATTTATCTTGCCCATGGCGGCGAGTTCTTTGAGCCGGGGACCGCTAACCCGGCAATCAACAGCGAGGCCGGTATTGCTACGCTGGAAATGATGGCCAGGCTTGCCGAATATGCGCATCCCGATCACCTGAGCCAGGCTTCGAACGAGACCCAGGCCACCTGGGAGGCAGGTCAGGCCGCGCTCGGCATCATGTGGGGATCCCGCGGGGCCGTGATCCTCGATGCAGAAGGTGCTGTTGAAGGCGTGACCGAGAACACTGTTCTCTCCTCGGCCCCCATCGTCGAAGGTATCGGCGTGCCCGGTGCGACGCTCTGGTGGGACGGCTTCACCAATGCGGCCAACGTGCCGGATGCTGAAGCTGAAGCCACCTTCGCGGCCCTGGCAAGTGCCCTCACTCCGGAAATGGTCGAAGCCCACAACGACGATGCCGTCTGGCTTGTGGAGGGGTTCGTTCCCGGTCCGGCTGCATCCGGTGTAGATGAGACCGCGCAGGGTGGGGCACGGCCGTACCCGATGGTGCCGCAGATCAACCTTCTGCACAATGCGCTCGGCGCTGAATTGTCAGACTTCATGCAGGGCAACGAGAGCGCCGAACAGGCGCTGGCCGATGCCGAGGCGGCATATGTCACCACTGCCACCGAAGCAGGCTTCTTGCAGTAG
- a CDS encoding ester cyclase, translated as MKGSRPEQAVLSKDTDMSKTEETRAVIEGMVDGLNDHRIDDIGQFFAESFRWMGNQGCGTKTGLREFQDNWQRPFQAAFSDKTCVDEARLYMGEWAAAFGRQEATHSGTFMGIAPTGKRVQIRYMDFWKVENGKITDNWVMVDFPHVLAQLGHDVFNGEGWEAFDRGEKTPPRPAN; from the coding sequence ATGAAAGGTTCCAGACCCGAACAGGCGGTGCTCAGCAAAGACACCGACATGAGCAAGACCGAGGAGACCCGCGCGGTGATCGAAGGCATGGTCGACGGGCTTAATGACCACCGGATCGACGATATCGGCCAGTTCTTTGCCGAAAGCTTCCGCTGGATGGGAAACCAGGGCTGCGGCACCAAAACCGGGCTGAGGGAATTCCAGGATAATTGGCAGCGCCCGTTCCAGGCCGCGTTCTCCGACAAGACCTGCGTCGACGAGGCCCGGCTTTACATGGGCGAATGGGCCGCCGCCTTCGGGCGGCAGGAGGCTACCCATTCCGGCACCTTCATGGGCATCGCGCCCACCGGCAAGCGGGTGCAGATCCGGTACATGGATTTCTGGAAGGTCGAGAACGGCAAGATCACCGACAACTGGGTGATGGTCGATTTCCCGCATGTGCTGGCCCAGTTGGGCCATGACGTTTTCAACGGCGAGGGCTGGGAAGCCTTCGACCGGGGCGAGAAAACTCCGCCCAGACCCGCAAACTGA
- a CDS encoding carbohydrate ABC transporter permease, producing the protein MKHKTFFWFILPTLSAMVLFIALPIVSVFIQSLHVEHEQVLVTVENCGPFGCTEGVAVDQEATEALREEAPLGRFNGLGTYTNRSHLAFGELAEAWATTDTIGEFWNRVMSLPFYRALTFTLTYTFVVTPFVLMLGLAIAVGVNNLPRMFKGMTIFMSLLPMMVPPVVGSLILLWMVDAEGIIGATIQNLFNDPSLSIRASRTLMWIMLIVYGIWSSIPFSFIVFYAGLQTVPEDTLEAAQIDGASKWQRMRHVVVPHLMPLVVFITLIQLMDNFRVFEPIISFQAGAYAQSLSTIIYNDLREAGNPLYGSAGATSILTIIGVVILLSPVLVRTYRDFTRKSTH; encoded by the coding sequence GTGAAACACAAGACATTTTTCTGGTTCATCTTGCCGACCTTATCGGCAATGGTCCTGTTCATCGCTTTGCCGATCGTGTCCGTATTTATCCAATCCCTTCACGTCGAACATGAACAGGTCCTGGTCACCGTGGAGAACTGCGGCCCCTTCGGCTGTACCGAAGGCGTCGCGGTCGATCAGGAGGCGACAGAGGCACTCCGCGAAGAAGCTCCGCTTGGCCGCTTCAACGGATTGGGCACCTACACAAACCGATCCCACCTTGCCTTCGGTGAACTTGCCGAGGCATGGGCCACGACCGATACTATCGGCGAATTCTGGAACCGAGTGATGAGCTTGCCCTTTTACCGGGCACTGACTTTCACGCTTACATATACCTTTGTCGTCACACCCTTCGTCCTGATGCTTGGTCTCGCTATCGCAGTGGGGGTCAACAATTTGCCCCGAATGTTCAAGGGGATGACGATCTTCATGTCACTGCTGCCAATGATGGTGCCGCCGGTCGTGGGCTCGCTCATCCTGCTTTGGATGGTCGATGCCGAGGGGATAATCGGAGCGACGATCCAGAATTTGTTCAACGATCCGTCGCTCAGTATCAGGGCCTCGCGGACGCTGATGTGGATCATGCTGATCGTCTACGGGATTTGGTCTTCGATCCCCTTCAGCTTCATCGTCTTCTACGCCGGGCTTCAAACCGTACCCGAGGACACGCTGGAAGCGGCGCAGATAGACGGCGCTTCCAAATGGCAGCGCATGCGTCACGTGGTCGTGCCGCACCTGATGCCGCTCGTGGTCTTCATCACTCTCATTCAGCTGATGGATAACTTCCGTGTCTTCGAGCCCATCATCAGCTTCCAGGCGGGAGCTTATGCCCAGTCGCTCAGCACGATCATCTACAATGACCTGCGAGAGGCCGGGAACCCGCTCTATGGCTCGGCCGGTGCAACTTCGATCCTGACCATCATCGGTGTCGTGATCCTCCTGTCGCCTGTCCTAGTTCGCACGTACCGCGACTTCACCCGAAAATCGACGCATTGA